From Pedobacter aquae:
TCTAATTGGCCAGATAAAATAGTGGTTTTATTTAAAGCGAAATTATCATCCTCAACCGGGCTTAACCTTCTAATAGAGCGCATAATCCCTTGCAATTCACTTTCTACATCTTCTACGGCTACGTTTTCTTTACCTCTTATAGCTATTTGTGGCCCATAGTTATCTCCTTCAACATCGATAACGTTTCTGGCAAAATTTAAGGGTAATAGCAATAATTTATCAGCGGTAACACCCAGCATATCCTCACCTTCTTTAGCAAAAACGCCAATTATCTGTACATTTCTGCCTAAAACTTTTATTTGCTTTCCGGTTGCGCTTTGGTTAGGGAATAAACCTTCGGCAATATCGGCACCAATTAAGCAAACTGCATTACCACTTCCAGATTCTCCTTCGGTAAAATATCTACCCTCTGTTAAATCAAAACTCCATGTCTTATCATATTCGTGTGAAGCAGCAGAAACCTCTACGCCTTCTATACTATTGCTTCTATATTTTAATGTTCTATTTGATAAACCAATCTGATAAGAAATACCATCAGCTAAAGTTACTCGCTCTTTTAAAGCTTCATAATCTCTTAAACTAGCATTTGGTCTTTGCATATATTTCCACCATGGGTAATCGCCAAAACCACCCCAAGGCCATTTCTGCACAAATACGGTTTTACTTCCTAATTTATCTACACTTTCCTGTAAATTACCCCTAAAAGTATCTACCGCAGCAAAAACAGTGATAATGGTAAAAATACCAATAGTGATACCTAGTAAAGATAAAAAGGTACGTGTACGGTTCTGTCTTAAGGCATCGTAAGCAAAAAGAAAGCTTTCTTTAAAAAGTTTTAAAAACAACATATGGTATAAGACAGTTTAAAAGATGAAAAGTTACAGTTTTTAATTATTAAATTTCACAAAATAGCGGTTTAATAGGGCATTATTTTATTGAATTTATTTTTCCTAAATTTGCGCTCCAAATATTTGTTTCAAAACATATGAAATTATCACAATTTAAATTCCATTTACCAGAATCTCTTATTGCTCATCACCCGGCAGAAACCCGCGATGAGTCTCGTTTAATGGTTCTAGACAAAAAAACAGGACATATAGAGCATAAGCTTTTTAAAGACGTATTGGGTTATTTTGAGGAAAAAGATGTGATGATTTTGAATAACACTAAAGTTTTTCCTGCCCGTTTATATGGTAATAAAGAAAAAACTGGTGCCACTATAG
This genomic window contains:
- a CDS encoding ABC transporter permease; translation: MLFLKLFKESFLFAYDALRQNRTRTFLSLLGITIGIFTIITVFAAVDTFRGNLQESVDKLGSKTVFVQKWPWGGFGDYPWWKYMQRPNASLRDYEALKERVTLADGISYQIGLSNRTLKYRSNSIEGVEVSAASHEYDKTWSFDLTEGRYFTEGESGSGNAVCLIGADIAEGLFPNQSATGKQIKVLGRNVQIIGVFAKEGEDMLGVTADKLLLLPLNFARNVIDVEGDNYGPQIAIRGKENVAVEDVESELQGIMRSIRRLSPVEDDNFALNKTTILSGQLDQMFAIVNVAGWIIGGFSILVGGFGIANIMFVSVKERTNIIGIQKSLGAKNYFILMQFLFEAIALSLIGGLLGLAVVYALTLIATYGFDFEIVLNMGNIIRGISISIIIGVISGFWPAFSAARLDPVEAIRSK